A genomic window from Onychostoma macrolepis isolate SWU-2019 chromosome 22, ASM1243209v1, whole genome shotgun sequence includes:
- the ttc14 gene encoding tetratricopeptide repeat protein 14 — protein MERDLLRQSVSYHGENLLLLLKCEQSENPDFKCVAADLSKTLSQRDVEEVSPVLEQFIARKADLLFAPSWKTSVPADEWQEETGEAYAIMPPLEQFMEVCFEERRELFYRDVERGDVVIGRINSVRDFGLFVTLLCTAGGLERDIEDLEIKALCPLRDVPSTGIHDDPLSYYQIGDLIQAGVKDIDRYHEKLTLSLFSSSLPPHLDKVKLGVISKEDLPLHYTRGEKVAADSSETYEKLLERSLGLSNPLNVDYLLGKLGISDTQTPSLMRGLQSKHFKEDDFATAIRKKQSVSWALKCVKVGVERFKSGRHVEAMNEYNKALEIDTNNVEALVARGALYATKGSLMKAIEDFELALENCPTHRNAKKYLCQTLVERGGQLEEEEKLVTAEGLYKRAIVLDNTFQEAAEALEKLQIHIQKSLKLKEQEAAKEQENTKTVETSAEKLRKILKEEKRMKKKRKRSTSSSTSSDTSSTSSDDSSSTSRKKSKKRKRKRRRSSHGSKKHKRRVSSCSDKTAEDDKEWFPAPANTFASYIDQKQSISKLISEGEQSWEKSRCEDGRGRLDDAIERSLENLKHGAQSEASRLGRPDVNGEVRDRHRTQSTSECARNRRDSSSSTQSEYSQKSDRYSKEFSAQGRKHSESERGGNEKMDRGERSSRDQNDGRKSGGSQKKEIPSNLLDIFSRIAEFEKEKKLKK, from the exons ATGGAGAGAGATTTACTCAGACAGTCCGTGTCGTATCATGGAGAAAACCTGCTGTTACTGTTAAAATGTGAGCAAAGTGAAAACCCAGACTTCAAATGTGTGGCTGCTGATCTCTCTAAAACCCTTAGTCAGAG GGATGTAGAAGAGGTGAGTCCTGTTCTGGAGCAGTTCATAGCAAGGAAAGCTGATCTTCTGTTTGCTCCATCGTGGAAGACGTCTGTGCCAGCAGATGAATGGCAGGAGGAAACTGGAG AGGCGTACGCCATCATGCCTCCGCTGGAGCAGTTCATGGAGGTGTGTTTTGAGGAGAGACGGGAGCTCTTCTACAGGGACGTGGAGCGTGGAGACGTGGTTATCGGAAGGATCAATTCAGTGCGAGACTTCGGCTTATTTGTAACTCTTCTCTGCACTGCTGGAGGACTGGAACGAGATATTGAGGACCTGGAGATAAAG GCCCTCTGTCCATTAAGAGATGTACCTTCAACTGGAATTCACGATGATCCTTTGTCTTATTACCAAATTGGGGATTTGATTCAAG CTGGGGTGAAGGACATTGACCGCTACCACGAGAAGCTGACATTATCACTGTTTTCATCCTCACTGCCTCCTCACTTGGATAAAGTTAAGCTGGGTGTCATAAGCAAAGAAGATCTTCCTCTTCATTATAC CCGGGGTGAAAAGGTGGCCGCAGACAGCAGCGAGACGTATGAGAAGCTTTTGGAGAGATCTCTTGGTTTGTCCAACCCTTTAAATGTGGACTACCTCCTGGGAAAGCTGGGTATAAGTGACACACAAACACCTTCACTAATGAGGGGCTTGCAGAG taaacacTTCAAAGAAGATGATTTTGCAACAGCTATTCGGAAGAAACAGTCTGTATCCTGGGCCTTGAAATG TGTTAAAGTTGGCGTTGAGCGTTTCAAATCGGGCCGTCATGTAGAAGCAATGAATGAGTACAACAAGGCCTTAGAGATCGACACAAACAACGTGGAAGCTCTTGTAGCACGTGGAGCTCT atATGCAACCAAAGGAAGCTTAATGAAAGCTATTGAGGACTTTGAACTGGCCTTGGAGAACTGTCCCACGCACAGAAACGCCAAAAAATACCTCTGCCAGACACTAGTGGAAAGAGGAGGACA acTCGAAGAGGAAGAAAAGTTGGTGACTGCTGAGGGTCTCTACAAAAGAGCTATCGTATTAGATAACACGTTTCAAGAGGCAGCAGAAGCTCTGGAGAAACTTCAGATACATATCCAG AAATCGCTTAAATTGAAAGAGCAGGAAGCTGCAAAAGAGCAGGAAAACACTAAGACTGTGGAGACGAGTGCAGAGAAATTGCGTAAGATCCTAAAAGAAGAGAAAAG AATGAAGAAGAAAAGGAAGCGGTCGACCTCTTCCTCTACATCCTCCGATACGTCCTCAACTTCAAGTGACGACTCTTCTTCAACCAGTCGTAAAAAGTCGAAGAAACGGAAACGCAAACGCCGCCGCTCGTCTCACGGCAGTAAGAAACACAAGCGGAGAGTGTCGTCTTGTAGCGATAAAACGGCAGAAGACGACAAAGAGTGGTTTCCCGCTCCTGCTAACACCTTTGCTTCCTACATTGACCAGAAGCAATCCATAAGCAAACTCATCAGCGAAGGAGAACAGTCTTGGGAAAAAAGCCGATGTGAAGATGGCAGAGGTAGGTTAGATGATGCAATTGAAAGAAGTCTGGAGAACCTCAAACATGGAGCCCAGTCTGAAGCATCTAGACTGGGACGTCCCGATGTGAACGGCGAGGTTCGAGATCGACACAGGACTCAGAGCACCTCTGAATGTGCCAGAAACAGGAGGGATTCATCCTCCTCAACCCAGTCCGAATATTCCCAAAAATCTGATCGGTACTCTAAGGAATTTTCTGCGCAAGGCAGAAAACATAGTGAATCAGAAAGAGGCGGGAATGAGAAGATGGATAGAGGAGAGAGAAGTAGTCGTGATCAAAATGATGGCAGGAAATCTGGTGGATCCCAGAAAAAAGAAATCCCTTCCAATTTGTTGGACATTTTCAGTCGAATCGCTGAATTTGAGAAGGAAAagaagctgaaaaaataa